One genomic region from Myxococcales bacterium encodes:
- a CDS encoding Ppx/GppA family phosphatase, with protein sequence MPRFAAIDVGSNALRLRIVEANGAGRGVGPPQLALLPGERLAPWREINSVRAAVRLGGEVFMTGKLAPPSIGQACAALKEFRQLMDAAAVDAYRAVATSAMREARNGTTLVERARREAGIELEVIEGIEEARLIQLAVRRRLALEDQSALLVDVGGGSTELTRLDAGHATFSVSLPLGTVRLLEAYVKDSGPLDKRRWRLMREAIERTLGEARTELNARRFDVVIGTGGNVETMADLCPGKAKGPGSERLVDVDALRATSAKLGAMSATERAKAFGLRPDRADTIVPAGAIFLRLCEMLGATSFVAPGVGLKEGMLEELIDKYFDAWDEAGDADVVMAACTRLGLRYHWDQAHGELVQKLALRLFDDLKELHGLGRRPRLLLRAAALLHDIGDFVRYDGHHKHSHYLILHSDIMGLSPDERAIVANVARYHRKSSPDPTHPNFSELSKDARSTVRALAAILRIADALDREHAGKVKTVRAELDRSKLVLTVTGDDERELEEWTVKAKSGLMREVFGVDVVIADREGRA encoded by the coding sequence ATGCCGCGCTTTGCCGCGATCGACGTGGGCTCCAACGCCCTGCGCCTACGCATCGTTGAAGCCAACGGCGCCGGGCGCGGGGTCGGCCCGCCGCAGCTGGCGCTCTTGCCCGGAGAGCGATTGGCTCCTTGGCGCGAAATCAACAGCGTCCGCGCCGCCGTGCGCTTGGGCGGCGAAGTGTTCATGACGGGCAAGCTCGCACCGCCGTCAATTGGACAAGCGTGCGCTGCCCTCAAGGAGTTTCGCCAGCTCATGGACGCCGCGGCCGTCGACGCCTACCGCGCCGTCGCCACCAGCGCGATGCGCGAGGCACGAAATGGCACGACGCTCGTCGAGCGGGCGCGCCGCGAGGCGGGCATCGAGCTCGAGGTCATCGAGGGCATCGAAGAGGCGCGCCTGATTCAGCTGGCGGTGCGCCGACGCCTGGCCCTCGAGGATCAAAGCGCCCTCTTGGTGGACGTCGGCGGTGGCTCGACGGAGCTGACGCGACTCGACGCCGGCCACGCCACGTTCTCGGTCTCCTTGCCGCTCGGCACCGTTCGACTCCTCGAAGCCTACGTGAAAGACAGCGGGCCGCTCGACAAGCGCAGATGGCGCCTCATGCGCGAGGCCATCGAGCGGACCCTCGGTGAGGCGCGTACCGAGCTGAACGCGCGGCGCTTCGACGTCGTCATTGGGACCGGCGGCAACGTAGAGACGATGGCCGACTTGTGTCCCGGCAAGGCCAAGGGCCCCGGCAGCGAGCGCCTCGTCGACGTGGACGCGCTCCGCGCGACGTCCGCAAAGTTGGGCGCGATGTCGGCCACGGAACGAGCAAAGGCCTTCGGGCTAAGGCCCGATCGCGCCGACACCATCGTGCCCGCGGGAGCGATCTTCCTCAGGCTTTGCGAGATGCTCGGCGCCACCTCTTTTGTGGCCCCCGGCGTGGGCCTCAAAGAGGGCATGCTCGAGGAGCTCATCGACAAGTACTTCGACGCGTGGGACGAGGCCGGCGACGCCGACGTCGTCATGGCCGCGTGCACGCGCCTCGGCCTTCGCTACCACTGGGATCAAGCGCATGGCGAGCTCGTCCAGAAGCTCGCGCTTCGCCTCTTCGATGACCTCAAGGAGCTTCACGGCTTGGGGCGTCGGCCGCGCCTCTTGCTCCGCGCCGCCGCGCTGCTGCACGACATCGGAGACTTCGTGCGCTACGACGGGCACCACAAGCACAGCCACTACCTGATCCTCCACTCGGACATCATGGGCCTGTCGCCCGATGAGCGAGCCATCGTGGCGAACGTCGCGCGGTATCACCGAAAGAGCTCACCGGACCCGACCCACCCGAACTTCTCCGAGTTGAGCAAAGACGCGCGCTCTACGGTGCGCGCCCTCGCAGCGATCCTTCGCATCGCCGACGCGCTCGACCGCGAACACGCGGGAAAGGTGAAGACCGTGCGCGCCGAGCTCGATCGCTCCAAGTTGGTCCTCACAGTCACCGGCGATGACGAGCGCGAGCTGGAGGAGTGGACCGTGAAAGCCAAGTCCGGGCTCATGCGCGAGGTCTTCGGCGTCGACGTCGTCATCGCCGACCGGGAGGGACGAGCATGA
- a CDS encoding DUF4159 domain-containing protein: MNARALRKIVVALCLFAVVALVAAVPTPARAFGDAGAFDARVLLTGSQPAAARPSAPGRWAWELMQRTSAPARAKSQPVRASDPNLSDAPFLYWSGDTAVAPLTGAEIAGLRRFFALGGILLVDDAAPAEAGPGPFGLSARRELARALPDSAPIKIGTEHVVFKTFYLIRRGEARVLGTKHLEAILRGGTTQVIFSDHDLGGALAQSATGSFEHAVVPGGDAQRERATRLAVNIAMYVLCSNYKDDQVHAQFLMRRRAAPAAEP, translated from the coding sequence ATGAATGCACGAGCGCTGCGGAAGATCGTCGTCGCGCTGTGCCTCTTCGCGGTTGTCGCGCTTGTCGCCGCCGTGCCGACGCCGGCGCGCGCCTTCGGCGATGCGGGCGCCTTCGACGCGCGCGTTCTCTTGACGGGTTCGCAGCCGGCTGCGGCGCGCCCTTCCGCCCCCGGCCGCTGGGCCTGGGAGCTCATGCAGCGCACCAGCGCGCCGGCGCGCGCGAAGTCTCAGCCGGTTCGCGCGAGCGATCCAAATTTGTCTGACGCGCCTTTCCTCTATTGGAGCGGCGACACGGCGGTGGCGCCGCTTACGGGCGCCGAGATCGCCGGCCTTCGTAGGTTCTTCGCCCTCGGGGGCATTCTCCTCGTCGACGACGCGGCGCCCGCAGAGGCAGGCCCGGGGCCCTTCGGCCTTTCCGCGCGGCGTGAGCTCGCCCGCGCGCTCCCCGACTCGGCACCGATCAAGATCGGGACCGAGCACGTGGTCTTCAAGACCTTCTATTTGATTCGTCGCGGCGAGGCGCGGGTCCTCGGGACCAAGCATCTCGAGGCGATCCTTCGTGGGGGTACGACGCAGGTCATCTTTTCGGATCACGATCTCGGCGGCGCACTGGCGCAGAGCGCCACGGGCAGCTTCGAGCACGCCGTCGTTCCCGGCGGGGACGCGCAACGCGAACGCGCCACGCGGTTGGCCGTCAACATCGCGATGTACGTCCTCTGCTCGAACTACAAGGACGACCAGGTCCACGCGCAGTTCTTGATGCGACGTCGCGCAGCGCCCGCGGCGGAGCCCTAG